A window of the Zeugodacus cucurbitae isolate PBARC_wt_2022May chromosome 4, idZeuCucr1.2, whole genome shotgun sequence genome harbors these coding sequences:
- the LOC105209646 gene encoding serine protease inhibitor 77Ba-like isoform X3 produces MLLRKAYIALLSFSLCILMHLTASEHCSKLENASTVLQTNRAQFLSIADGAEKFGLELFTEISSLAGDNDFVFSPFSVWALLLLLVEVASQNTLHELNTALHLNVEPKVLRQAFNVVQQFLLRKTPTIQVESLQAMYYDTYEKVNDDYKTTLTTCYNARVQSLNFNDTQTSLNFINNAINTETKGLIKDAFDEYVVEGTKLLLTSTLYFKGQWQSPFNKSETRTETFYDMNGKPVGEVEMMFQMTPFNYTRMVELQAHVLELPYGNENRLCMLAILPNKGISVNQVVQNLQKIGVRPIFNKLEEDDLAFGEQEVGVFLPRFETTVTLPLRGSLEKLGIKSIFDPKTVNLDALSNSLYVKDVMQSTKIIVNEEGTEAAAVTAAILANKISPPKFYFNRPFLYLIAEKGSNMLLFAGQISSPTLPQKN; encoded by the exons CATACATTGCATTGCTGTCGTTCAGCTTGTGCATCCTAATGCATTTAACTGCCAGCGAACATTGTTCGAAATTAGAGAACGCAAGTACGGTGCTGCAGACAAATCGAGCACAGTTCCTCAGCATTGCGGATGGCGCAGAGAAATTTGGTTTGGAACTTTTTACGGAGATATCCAGTCTAGCGGGAGATAATGACTTTGTCTTTTCACCATTTTCCGTATGGGCGCTTTTACTGTTGTTGGTGGAAGTCGCATCGCAGAATACATTGCACGAGTTGAACACAGCGCTGCACTTAAATGTGGAACCTAAGGTGCTACGACAGGCATTCAATGTGGTGCAGCAATTTTTGTT GCGCAAAACACCGACAATACAAGTGGAAAGTTTACAAGCAATGTACTATGACACTTACGAGAAGGTCAATGACGATTATAAAACTACACTAACAACTTGTTACAATGCCAGAGTGCAATCTTTGAATTTCAACGATACGCAAACATcgttaaatttcattaacaatGCCATAAACACCGAAACCAAGGGTCTCATAAAGGATGCATTCGATGAATATGTTGTAGAAGGCACTAAATTACTACTAACATCCACGCTGTATTTCAAAGGACAATGGCAGTCGCCATTCAACAAAAGCGAGACACGCACAGAAACCTTCTATGATATGAATGGCAAGCCGGTGGGTGAGGTTGAGATGATGTTCCAAATGACACCATTCAACTACACTCGAATGGTGGAGCTGCAAGCGCACGTACTCGAATTGCCTTACGGCAATGAAAATCGCTTGTGTATGCTGGCTATACTACCGAATAAAG GCATCTCCGTCAATCAAGTGGtgcaaaatttgcaaaaaattggTGTACGCCCTATATTCAATAAACTGGAGGAGGACGATTTAGCTTTTGGTGAGCAAGAAGTTGGGGTGTTTTTACCACGTTTCGAGACAACAGTCACATTACCGCTAAGAGGCTCACTAgaaaaa TTGGGCATAAAGAGTATTTTCGATCCGAAAACTGTAAACCTCGACGCGTTGTCTAATAGTTTGTACGTGAAGGACGTCATGCAAAGCactaaaataattgtaaatgaaGAGGGCACCGAAGCAGCCGCAGTCACCGCCGCCATTTTGGCTAATAAAATTTCGCCACCGAAATTCTACTTTAATCGTCCGTTCTTATATTTGATTGCGGAAAAGGGTTCCAATATGTTATTATTCGCCGGACAAATTTCGTCACCGACTttgccacaaaaaaattaa